agatggtggagTAACTTTTATGGAACTCacttaaaataagtttatatatgtttaaatgttaaaatgaatttaaatatatttatagaaagttgaaaaagattacGAGTCTTACGTGTAAAGAAAtgttaagttgaaaaaaaaattatggatcccacgtgtaaagaagttttgagttaagattaatttaataatttgagaattgagtatttaaatattagatttaatttaaaattagacggAACTAAATTGATGATAATTAAGACTAAACTCCAAATGGGGACTTTAAGCATTCAGCCCGCACTTGAATCTGGCCGGATTGCAGCAGCCCGCTGCCCAACCCTGCCCTAGTCTCAGTGACTTAATAACATAGGTTAAGATTTGTCAATGATATAATAACCAAAAGAGCATTGAGACGAGACAAAAGTTCCCGTTAGGCGTAACGACATTAATGTAGATTctcgcctttttttttttttttgagagagaaTGTAGATTCTCTTTGAAGTTTAATTCTTAGTTATAAAACAATCGGGAATTGGGTCtcaattaaattttattctacaaGAGACGGTCTAAgcaaaatttataatttctagtgaaatatatgtattttacacTCAAATTTCCGTATTCAGTGGATCGTAAAAGTGGTTTCAATATCTGTGAATTCAGTAAATAATGAAAGGGACAGAAATTAAGAGAGAAACACAATGTACACGGAATCTGAATTGGTCAAACGCCGGAAAACTCAATCCATCAAGTTATTAACCTCCTAAACTTGACTGTCAGGCCGGAGCCGATCCGACGAACTTTCTCCGACGTCGTCCATCGCCGCCTTTTGAGAACGTGCTGAACCGGCccgggaaagaaaacttcttgTCAGAGGAAATCGCCACCGGCCCGATCGGTTGACCCTCTCTTGGAACATATAGTTTCTTCCACCCCCAGTCCCCACACTGGCACTCCGGTATCCCCTCCTCGAACTCATCACTCGAGGAAACGCCGTGCTGCTGCTCGTCCGGTTCAAGGTCGAGTTTATCAGTCGACTCCTTACGTCCTCCGGTAACCTCAGCGTGAACCTCTCGCAGTTCTCGCCCGGTTGAACCAGCGAGTGACCCGTCGAGTGTGACCGCGGGAATATCCCGGTAATTCGGAACCCCGATGACCGAGAACGGGGTGGACGGTTCTGATTGGTCCCCTGAGCATGATTTACTAAATTCACGTTCGGAGCATCTATCTCTATGACGTGATTATCAGCGACACGAGATTGAGTCTCGTCGGGATCGGGTAGCCGATCGGGTTCGACCGGATCGTTGTCGAGATCGGGAATATGCATTACAGATGGGATTTCTCCAGGTTTTAGGATAAGATTGGCCCGACAAACGGGGCACGTGGAGTGAGAAGCCAACCAGGCGTCGATGCAATCGGTGTGAAAGACGTGGCTGCACTTGGGGAGTAAACGCAGCGTCTCGTCGTCTTCAAACTCGTTCAAACACACGGCACACTCCAGCGAACCCTTGCCGATCTTGAGCCCCTTGACTGTGGAATACACAAAGGTCGGGAAGCTGTCGATAGTGCTCGAGTCGAGGCCACGCGCCATGCGAGAGCGCCGGTCGTTTCCACCGACAGGGATGGAGTGGTCGAGGAGGCCGCGGATGCGGTAGTCTCTGCACTGGCGCATGTAGACTGAGAGAAAGCCGAGGACAAAGAAGACCGCGACGAGGATCACCATGATGAGTGCCATTCGCTTGTCGAACTTAAGACCGGCGAGTGGATCCTGCGGCCCACCTTGCGGTGGCGGTAAGTACTGTGCGGAGGCGAGCGGTGACAACTGTATCAGAACAAGCAGCTCGACTATCCAAGCGACGCCATGAATGAATCTCAAGAGCCCGGAAATCCTCCCGCTATGGTTCTGCTGCTTGAGGGCGGTCATCACTCATCCGGGTCGAAGCAAGCGAGCCAGAGTAGTGAGTTCAGAGTAGAGGATCAAAAGTCTACCATGGCGGCACCTTCTGAATTCGTTTACCTACTGATCTAATGATTCGAATGTCGCGGAAAGAAGCAAAAGAGCAAAGGAAAAGCAGAAAAGGGTGGAAGTTAAGACGCGGTTTGGAGAGATCAAGTGGGAAAGTTAGCGGGGGAAATCATAATTGCTAAAAGCAACAGAGAGTTGTACAGTTTATAGCATATCAATTTCACCCGCATGTTCTTGGCTTTCCATGAAAAACAGGGAGATTACGGTTGGTATGTATGTTTGACTCCAGAAGAGGGTTGAGGCCCCACGTGGGACCCTCGACGTAGTACTTTTTGTTTTAGAGAGAGTATGTAAAGGATACAGGACCTAAGGTTGTCTGTGATGTACGGTCGTGGCTGCCTGCGTAACACAACGACTACCGCGGGTCGTTGCTCACAGCCTTCACAAGGTCAATTCGATAAACATCAATGCCTGCCTGCCTGCCTGCCTATGCACCAACGTTATGCTTAGGATTTGCCGTTGATCATCTGGTTTTATATACaagtaaattaataatgttaACTGCTTGCAAGACATACAAgtctctcaaaaaaaaaagtctcggcttaaaaataattataaaaaattgagtttttaatatattctatttttcttcaaagtttACACGAAACATTGAgattttgtataaattattatatttacacaatatttggtatccttttattcatatatatatatatatattttataatttttgtgtcTTATTTCCGCTTGGGATCTAACGAAAGGCTACGATATTAGGATGCACACAACATTACGTGCTTGTATACCCACCTTACATATATGAGATAATTGCAATCGAAAACAAGAGAAATAAGTTTAATTCATCAACTTATCCATAAGTCGCATCACCACCATAGTTAGGATATGACAGACCATAATTTGTTCATTTCCCAACTTAAAATAATCAACATAGTACTACAGGACAACAATAACTCAAAAGGAGACAAACTCTTATATTATTCATCGGGATCCACCGGTTCCTCTTGCTCGTAATCCCCCTCATTCCTACCTCTGCATAAAATCCTATGGTTTTCATGAGGGAAATTGTAGTGAGATTACCgcaataaaattttaaagaaatctcaataagttataACTCAGGAGAAAAGTAATAATGCATGAAAACCAACTTACcaacccttttttttattttaaatgtgtGCATCATGGTCTCTTCTTAGAATATTCATACAGACACCATGGCTCTTGTCCCCACACAATAGATAACGATTTCACGTATAACTTTGTAACGAGTGACACTTGGCTTCATGTCCAATCCTTGACCACGACGTCCTCTAGTCACCACCAACCAAGAGGCCATTGTTTCAACTCGAGAGTGTTATCATTTTGTCTAAGACCATTGTCACACAACAATTCAAGGGACATCATTCAGTCCTTAAATGCTCTCAAATGACCAGAAAAACTTTATTAAGATAATGTCTCATCTCGAATTGGATCGTGTTTCACTCACACACCCACATACTTCTCTTATAAACAAAAAGTaagcaatttttttaaagaataacaTCAACCTTTTTAGCAAGACTGCTAGTAAATCACAATGGTGTGTTATTCGGCGGAAAAATCTCAAATCAGGGTAACAAAGTTATAAATCATAACATTGTATACTCATAGTTGTCACAGAAATTGAAGAGCCTGCATTAGCGAGGAGTTCTCACTAGCAGTGTAATTAGTCCAATCTAGTCTGAGACTTTCAGTCCACCTATTTTTTGGACCGAATTAGACCATTAACTATCGGTCCATATGGCCATATGGGTTaggaatatttttttcatcttttctttttttagcagataaattaatacaacaaattaaataaattaataaaattaaaattaagcaagttttttaatgtaaattatgtaactaactcattaaaaaataattctatttatgatgttaatagtTACTAACTTAGTATTTTATATTAGTATTCATAATGGCCTATATTAGAAttctaacattttatatatagttaatgaatattaaataattttattgtctaTAGATTATTTATGCTTACTTGCAACTTAtgtatcttaaaaaaatttatctaattaCTGTAATTAAGTCTAAATAATATAGTATgtatttgcatataataacatatattatcatatgatatattaattaattgatagtatatattattttatattttatatggtcaatagtgataaattagatgaaaattacataattaacttatacaaatactacataaaataatattacatatataatatttaaaaaatttatatgtaaaCACATTTTGGTCCAGTCCAGTCCAAAAAAAACACACCTCGATACCAGATTGAAAACCGAATTTCTTAGACATCATGAACCGAGATTGACCAACATAATTTTCGGTCCGGTCAGTTTTTACAGTCTAGACCAAAAAATTTTCACCCCTAGTTCTCACATCAATCATTGATGGTCTAGCTTTCCTAAGTTTTTGGCCATCCAATTAACCTATGTcgaaaacttttttattttaatctcgTTTCAAGGAATCAATGATATGCTGGGTGAGAACAATAATAATGATTTTTCCATTTTGTATACAAACTAATATTTAACAATGGTTCAAAAATGGTTATCTCCATCACTACTTGGATATATAAGCATGCAGTACTATTTAtctacataaatattttttttttctccctttcttgatatttttcataattaaacACATTATTcgttaaaatgaataaagaaataataaaaattaatatttaaataatataaaaatagaagaaataagCTTTTATATATAGAGTACTACAGTACTTCACATATGATCATtagctaaatatatatatatatatagagagagagagagagagagagagagagagagtgacttGTGATTAGCTATATCATACGTACACAAATTTAGATGGAGTAGTACTATTGATGAGGATAAATTTTCAAAGCAGGTGAAAATGCATTTTGCTGGGTAAATCGGCGGTCAAGGCTCATGATTAAATTTCGGAGGAAACTAATCCTATATATACAAGTCAATAGTTCTTCCAAGGTCTCCGGCCAGTGGATCTGGAATCTTTTCGACCATATTATAGccaacttgagtttaaaatcaaCGTAGCAGCCGTAGGTAGCCATCCGTTTTGTTGGAAAAACGAGAGAGGGTggagtaaaagaaagaaaaaagataaattgtTCATGTTTCAGTCAAGATTACTTGATGGGGAAGCTTTTGGAGGCCATGCATGGACACCCCCACTAGCTAGGTCTTGGTGATTTACCATGCGTCCATGGaatggtttgatttttttttatttttttttgataaaaaatttgaacGCAATTTTTTTAATCCCTATATTCTTATTGATAATAgagtaaaaaaaatgataattgtaATTGTAAATGTGCAAGTAtcgtataatcattttgaaaaaaagttaataaatataaaattcatatgaaaaaaaaaattaattttttaataataaatttcattatttttcaaaacaattatatagtatttatatattctataactGTAGGTAACAATGTTACCGATCATAAAGATAACAAGACAATCAAAGAGGATTTTTTTACATCGTGATCATCTATGTACGTCTCGATGATAAAATTAGTAAAAGTCGGTAAGTTATTCGCGCCATGCATGCAGGTTGATGCTATATATGATGGATCTTGGCAGCAGATCGACCAAGATTGAAAGGAAAGAGCTGTCTCCCCCAAGGAAAACCGTTCCGTTCCGATtggaatggccggaatttttcgtgccggaacagtgaccggaaCCGGATAAGTGTCTAttccgttccgggtcaaattcTGGCCGTTCCgatcaaattccggccgttccggtcaattccggccggaattctggtattccggccggaatagtaattccggtccaaaaaaaaaactcttttgtaaataagttgaaaaataatgaataaaattatacttttagaattcaaatacctctttccgtgcactagaaatattgttacttttaataatctgtctattctttaatttttttcctttatttttgtgtcttaactcaagtttatgatttttttcaatatatattcattttataaatctttaattcttctatatatatacacatatacatatcacacacttacatatatatgtatttattttattaattgttagtttatatatacatataaatatttatatttaatatataattaatcccgaaacggtacaccgaaacgtaccggtatcgaaatattccgttccagtgcctcgaccggaatggtctccgaaacagatttcaaaactttggtctCCCCTCCTAGAGACGATTCTTCATATATACGCAGATATCGATCTTCTTCGCTTGCATGACTGACTGCAAGTACGTACGTACGGAGAACTGCCATTGCTTTAACTGAATTTGGGTTAAGTAATATTGCTTCTTCTAAGGCACGCTAGCTAGCTGCTACAATTTTTCCTTGGTGGTCTGGAAACATTAGCGACTTTTGAGTAGTTATCAGGCACGATTGCatcaaaattgatttttatgtattattcaaaaaaaaaaaaatttatttactgttagttatttattattaaatgactAGATAATTCTTGTAAAAAAAAGTCTATTATCGTCGCAGATAGTAATGAAAGGTTCATTGAGGGAGGGGAAGTCCAACTGTTATGAGCTTTTGCTTAATTCAGTTGTTTTTGTTAAGCCTGGTGATGCACTTTTGCTATTGTTAGAGGACATGAGTCAAACTACTATTCGTATTGCAAAGGCAGCTGCATGTCGTTAATTATCCTTTTGTattttaatgcattttttttgcccttttattttattttacattttaccAGCTTGCAGTAGGACAGCTAGATGAATTCTGTTAGTTGGTTATGATTCATATTTGTACATATACCATTCCTTTGCTACAATTGTGAATATACAAAAAAGGTAATACACCAGAGAAAAAGTTTTCTTCTCCATCGGCCttgctctctattttttttattgtttttacttTCCTTACATGGTACCATTTCCAGCCACCATTTCCAGCAGTAGGAAGAAATTTGACCCACGAGGTCACCAATGTATCTTCCTTGGTTATCCTTTTGGAACCAAGGGATATAAACTTTTAGATCTTCAAACTCACTCCATTTTCATATCACGAGATGTTGTCTTCCATGAGCATATTTTTCCATTCCAACAACCATCTTCCATCCCTTCTCAACCCCCTCCATCTGCTCCTATTTTCCATCCCAGCTTCCCTACTCCTTGTATTTTTCCCACAAATCTTCATTTCCCATCCTCTCAATCCACTGCTAGTCCTTCACTTGATAGTTCTACCAGCTCTATTTCCCCACCCGATACCACTTCCTCATCCCTTTCTCCGAACCTTTCCACTAACACCACTCATACCCAGCCTTCAATTGCCCCCTTTTGAAGGTCAACTAGGCTTAGGACAGCACCAAAATACTTATAAGATTTTCATTGCCAACAGGTATTGCTTAACTCATCTCACCAATTGGGTTCCAAGGTTTCTGCTGCTCCTCATGGTAAGCTTTTTCCTTTATCTAATTGCATCTCCTATCAAAAGTTTACCCCATCTTTTCAAGCTTTCACTTCCTCCATTTCAATTCATTCTGAACCTACATCTTAGAAGCAAGTTTTAAAAGATCCTGGTTGGTGCCAAGCTATGGAAGCTGAAATTGCAGCTTTGGAACAAAACCATATTTGGACAATCACTGATCTACTTGCCGAAAAAGAAGCAATAGATTGTAAGtatatttacaaaataaaattcaaatctgaTGGTACTGTGGAGAGATTAAAAGCTTGTTTAGTAGCAAAGAGCTACACTCAACTTGAAGGTATTGACTATACcgaaactttttcaccagttGCCAAACTTGTCACCGTGAGGTGTTTGCTTACTATTTCAATAGTCAAAGGATGGTTTTTATACCAATTTGATATAAACAATGTTTTCCTCAATGGTGACTTAACCgaggaaatttatataaaaaaaccaCCTGGGTATGACAAAGGAAAACCCAACCAAGTTTGTAAGCTACACAAAAGTCTTTATGGGCTTAAACAAGCCTCTAGGCAGTCGTACTCCAAATTCTCTAACTCACTCATTGACTTTAGTTTTATTTAATCCAAAGCTGACTATAGTTTGTTCATTAAACATTATGAGACTTCTTATACTGCTTTATTggtttatgtggatgacattgtaGTTGCTAGTACTTATCAAAACTCCATTGATTCACACAGATCTTTTTTGAATCACAAGTTCAAAATTAAAGACCTTAgctgtttaagatattttttgggCTTGGAAATTGCTCGATCTTCTCAAGGCATCCACATATGTCAAAGGAAGTATGCTTTGGATATTTTGGCTAATTCGGGCATGCTTGGTTGCAAGCCTCTCAAGCTTCCCAGGgatcaaaattttaaactcagTAAGGATGAAGGCACTCCTCTCACTAATCCCAGCTTGTTCCGAAGGTTAATTGGGAGATTGCTATATTTAACAGTTACACGACCAGATCTTTGTTTTGCTGTTCAACTCTTAAGTCAATTCATGGGTAGCTCGCGATCTTCTCATTTGGTAGCAGCTTACAAAGTTCTTAGATACATCAAAACAACCCCTGATCAAGGCATTCTTCTATCCTCTTCTTTTCAATTACAGCTTAAGGCATATTGTGATTTAGATTGGGCATCTTATCCCGACACTCGTCGCTCAACAACAGATTATTGTATCCTTTTAGGCGATTCTCTAGTTTCTtggaaatccaagaaacaaaTGGTTGTCTCTCGATCTTCAGCTGAATTTGAATACACATCTATGGTTGCCATATGTTCCGAATTAACTTGGCTTCGTTATCTCCTCACTGATCTTGGCATCCATCATCCTCAAGCTACTCTTCTCTTTTGTGACAATCAAGCGGCACTTCACATTGTTGCCAACCCAGTGTTtcatgagagaacaaaacatattaaatttgatTGTCGCTTAGTTAGAGATCAGATTCAAGCAATCTCGGTGTCCTCCCAAACTCAGCTAGCTAACATCTTCACAAGGGCCTTACCCTCTCATCTGTTATACTCACATTTGCTCAAGATGGGAATAGTAAATTtctattctccatcttgtgGGGGGTGTTAGAGGACATGAGTCAAACTACTAGTAGTATTGCAAAGGTAGCTGCATGTCGTTAATTATCCTTCTgcattttaatgtatttttttttttttgcccttttattttcttttacattttacCAACTAGCAGTAGGACAACTAGATAAATTATGTTAGTTAGTTATGAttcatatatgtacatatacaATTCCTTTGCTGCAATTGTAAATATACGAAAAAGGTAATACACCAGAGGAAAAGTTTTCTTCTCCATCGACCttgctctctatttttcttattgtttttaCTTTCCTTACAACTATGCTTGAGTTTATTTGTTTAGAAAGTGAGAAGACATGAGGTGATCAGATACCATAAACAATGAGCTCATTCTTGCCTTCTATATGAGTTCCATTGCCACCGAGGCAAATTAAAGATACTGAAATGGTGTTTCTATTTATTAGGTATAAGATCTAGTCCTCACATTGACCCAATGTTCTGTTGTTGGCTGAAGGCTAGTGATGAAGACTCTGGTGTCAACTGGCTAGGGCGACAACCTCCATATTACCCTTGTGAACTGCCACAATAGAAAGAGGCAaggttaattaatatatatatttatcacatGATCAGTTTGCTTACGGAGAGAAGATGTCTTTCTTTATTGGAAAGATGTACCACTCAACCTTCCATAGCAACATTTTGAAGCGTGCATTTAATATTTGAAAC
This is a stretch of genomic DNA from Carya illinoinensis cultivar Pawnee chromosome 15, C.illinoinensisPawnee_v1, whole genome shotgun sequence. It encodes these proteins:
- the LOC122297794 gene encoding RING-H2 finger protein ATL11-like, yielding MTALKQQNHSGRISGLLRFIHGVAWIVELLVLIQLSPLASAQYLPPPQGGPQDPLAGLKFDKRMALIMVILVAVFFVLGFLSVYMRQCRDYRIRGLLDHSIPVGGNDRRSRMARGLDSSTIDSFPTFVYSTVKGLKIGKGSLECAVCLNEFEDDETLRLLPKCSHVFHTDCIDAWLASHSTCPVCRANLILKPGEIPSVMHIPDLDNDPVEPDRLPDPDETQSRVADNHVIEIDAPNVNLVNHAQGTNQNRPPRSRSSGFRITGIFPRSHSTGHSLVQPGENCERFTLRLPEDVRSRLINSTLNRTSSSTAFPRVMSSRRGYRSASVGTGGGRNYMFQERVNRSGRWRFPLTRSFLSRAGSARSQKAAMDDVGESSSDRLRPDSQV